The Humulus lupulus chromosome 4, drHumLupu1.1, whole genome shotgun sequence genome has a window encoding:
- the LOC133830256 gene encoding protein LATERAL ORGAN BOUNDARIES-like translates to MASSSSYNSPCAACKFLRRKCMPGCIFAPYFPPEEPQKFSNVHKIFGASNVTKLLNELPSHQREDAVNSLAYEAEARVRDPVYGCVGAISFLQRQVQRLQKELDAANADLIRFACSEIPPPSDHHLAPPPPLLHHSMMAPPRQGGGGGDQFYHQPTGGGGGGFSLPYTSSLSWSDNPSGNINEGEGGEGHL, encoded by the coding sequence ATGGCATCATCGAGCTCCTACAATTCGCCATGCGCAGCTTGCAAGTTCTTGAGGAGGAAATGCATGCCTGGGTGCATTTTCGCGCCGTACTTCCCACCTGAGGAACCTCAAAAGTTCTCCAATGTCCACAAGATCTTCGGCGCGAGCAACGTGACCAAGCTCCTCAACGAGCTCCCTTCTCACCAGCGAGAGGATGCCGTGAACTCTCTGGCCTACGAAGCCGAGGCCCGAGTCAGAGACCCTGTCTATGGCTGTGTTGGAGCCATCTCCTTCCTTCAAAGACAGGTCCAAAGGCTGCAAAAGGAGCTTGATGCAGCCAACGCTGACCTTATCCGCTTCGCCTGCAGCGAGATCCCGCCGCCTTCCGATCATCATTTGGCTCCACCGCCGCCGTTACTTCATCATTCAATGATGGCTCCGCCAAggcaaggaggaggaggaggagatcAGTTCTATCATCAGCCaactggtggtggtggtggtggcttttctcttccttatacttcttctcTCTCATGGAGTGACAACCCTTCTGGGAATATCAATGAAGGAGAAGGTGGAGAAGGACACCTTTGA